In one Sphingomonas sanguinis genomic region, the following are encoded:
- a CDS encoding MAPEG family protein, translating into MIPGPDHPTRPLRTPIRDRRQTGVARAMAAALAVVLLTLLVGWSLGHPLSPTDRMLRAVAASTVAALWLAAAIGHVAALRFESPADIDAAASGSPDSPRIAMAQAVLRNTLEQVVLAIPAYLALAWVVEGSGAMIPMLAALFSVGRTLFWANYTRGAVARAFGFALGFYSSVAALVIVLVALVGRLI; encoded by the coding sequence ATGATCCCTGGGCCTGACCATCCCACCCGTCCGCTCCGAACCCCGATCCGCGACCGCCGCCAGACCGGCGTAGCCCGCGCCATGGCCGCCGCGCTGGCGGTGGTGCTGCTGACCTTGCTGGTCGGGTGGAGCCTCGGGCATCCGCTCTCCCCCACCGACCGGATGCTGCGCGCGGTGGCGGCATCGACGGTGGCCGCCTTGTGGCTGGCGGCAGCGATCGGCCATGTCGCCGCGCTACGGTTCGAGTCGCCCGCCGATATCGATGCGGCGGCCAGCGGCAGCCCCGATTCGCCGCGTATCGCGATGGCGCAGGCGGTGCTGCGCAACACGCTGGAGCAGGTGGTGCTGGCGATCCCCGCCTATCTGGCGCTCGCCTGGGTGGTCGAGGGGTCGGGGGCGATGATCCCGATGCTGGCGGCGCTGTTCTCGGTCGGGCGGACGCTGTTCTGGGCCAATTACACGCGCGGCGCGGTGGCTAGGGCATTCGGTTTTGCGCTGGGGTTTTATTCCAGCGTTGCGGCGCTGGTCATCGTGCTGGTGGCGTTGGTGGGGCGGCTCATCTGA